One segment of Fusarium falciforme chromosome 13, complete sequence DNA contains the following:
- a CDS encoding SHSP domain-containing protein, which produces MAFFPRSLYDSDASFAPLFRLLDDFDSYSRQGMSGRRTSMPSWQPKFDIRETGEAYELHGELPGINKENVHIEFTEPQTMLIRGKTERTYTAGTPPAGLIEGTTTSGAITEAGEGGKKASEEVHKSVPHETGTEATEKEKPRAKEPVDKAKHWLSERSVGEFSRSFNFPTPVDQESVTTSFKDGILNIVAPKAKKQESRRIAIS; this is translated from the coding sequence ATGGCTTTCTTCCCGCGAAGCCTGTATGACTCCGACGCCTCTTTCGCTCCCCTCTTCCGCCTCCTTGACGACTTCGACAGCTACTCTCGTCAGGGAATGAGCGGCCGTCGCACTAGTATGCCGAGCTGGCAGCCCAAGTTCGACATCCGCGAGACCGGGGAAGCGTATGAACTCCATGGCGAGCTCCCTGGTATCAACAAGGAGAATGTCCACATCGAGTTCACCGAGCCCCAGACTATGCTCATCCGCGGCAAGACTGAGCGCACCTATACTGCCGGTACCCCCCCTGCAGGCCTCATCGAGGGCACTACCACGAGCGGTGCTATTACTGAGGCTGGCGAGGGGGGCAAGAAGGCCAGTGAGGAAGTACACAAGTCCGTCCCACACGAGACCGGCACTGAGGCTACTGAGAAGGAAAAGCCCAGGGCCAAGGAGCCcgtcgacaaggccaagcacTGGCTCAGTGAGCGCAGCGTCGGCGAGTTTTCCCGTAGCTTCAACTTCCCTACTCCGGTCGACCAGGAATCTGTGACCACAAGCTTTAAGGACGGCATCCTCAACATTGTGGcacccaaggccaagaagcaagaGTCGAGACGCATTGCTATCAGCTAA